Proteins from a single region of Oncorhynchus tshawytscha isolate Ot180627B linkage group LG03, Otsh_v2.0, whole genome shotgun sequence:
- the LOC112231494 gene encoding uncharacterized protein LOC112231494 encodes MDLRPRKVVVLLLYCYGCSAIGEGKPYFISRNFNTVLHWNKFDSPDEGVLYSVHYKRYGEPYKLNMACQNITTLSCDLTAETPYIYQNSYCAQVFANSHSLGHTALFKPLRDTVLGPPNVSVIATTSSLKVTVTLPLGPDNKTSIEEIFNSTSFSYHKPPTVYTLNITRPSWAAQVHENTTGEFVLNNLKNISVEYCGYVVYVPTVERHRNPSESHTFCVALPGYPRLLFPWFLLLGCLILGSLLLPVVVCRHYVRKKSNMPDALKLTTSNIPPPLWYPPEAITISTAKPYHYPVGFSYGDLKTGKLQMGSKFTSSGSGSYSPQDRPSSIAEPRHCDTYMGQQGPPPEHSNNSTQSSNYSMVVVQVSNEGVKEECHRHPDSKDNINSPWSSESSDHKPSWVQGGPVLFSRGAPPEPNQCVGDRDSTGHPLVLPTLRRIDGQLQLSTLLLQPETQSAMASMALPTDAEGQPLLWDLDNTGQGASLLSDLVTTGETEWLGPGTGREEERTIYTPISPMCFNNSNDSPSHSIPPINLADCETSSMTLLSGYKQHWVPLAPQGLTAKDNFVISSYAPQQAWIDQEEEEEGEEGGDERGSEFFLGGWVVQILG; translated from the exons ATGGATCTGAGGCCTAGGAAGGTCGTGGTGCTTCTCCTGTACTGCTATG GTTGTTCCGCCATTGGTGAAGGGAAGCCATACTTCATCTCTAGGAATTTCAACACTGTGCTCCACTGGAACAAGTTCGACAGCCCAGATGAAGGGGTCCTTTACAGTGTCCATTACAAAAG GTACGGAGAGCCATACAAGCTGAATATGGCGTGCCAGAACATCACAACTCTTTCTTGTGACCTCACTGCAGAGACACCATACATCTATCAAAATTCATACTGTGCTCAGGTTTTCGCCAACAGTCACTCCCTAGGCCATACAGCACTGTTTAAACCTCTGAGAGACA CCGTCCTTGGGCCACCCAATGTGTCTGTGATCGCCACAACATCATCTTTAAAAGTGACTGTCACCCTACCGTTAGGACCGGATAATAAGACATCCATCGAGGAGATTTTCAACAGTACCAGCTTTTCCTACCATAAACCTCCAACCGTCTATACCCTCAACATCACTCGTCCTAGCTGGGCAGCACAG GTCCACGAAAACACAACTGGAGAGTTTGTCCTCAACAATCTAAAGAACATCAGTGTAGAGTACTGTGGCTATGTAGTGTACGTCCCAACTGTAGAAAGGCACCGAAATCCCAGTGAGAGCCATACATTCTGTGTGGCATTACCAG GTTACCCCCGGCTGCTGTTCCCCTGGTTCCTCCTCTTAGGGTGTCTGATACTTGGTTCTCTCCTGCTACCGGTGGTGGTGTGTCGTCACTATGTGAGAAAGAAGAGTAACATGCCAGACGCCTTG AAACTGACAACAAGCAACATCCCACCTCCATTGTGGTACCCTCCAGAAGCCATCACTATCTCCACTGCCAAGCCGTATCATTACCCTGTGGGGTTCTCCTATGGTGACCTGAAGACTGGTAAACTCCAGATGGGGTCAAAGTTCACCAGCAGTGGATCTGGGTCCTATTCCCCCCAGGACAGACCCTCCTCCATTGCCGAGCCCAGGCACTGTGACACCTACATGGGCCAGCAGGGTCCACCCCCAGAGCACTCCAACAACAGCACCCAGTCCTCCAACTATAGCATGGTCGTAGTGCAGGTATCCAATGAAGGTGTGAAGGAAGAATGCCATCGCCATCCAGACAGCAAAGACAACATCAACTCTCCATGGTCATCTGAATCCAGTGACCACAAACCCAGTTGGGTTCAAGGTGGTCCAGTTTTGTTTTCGCGTGGAGCACCACCTGAGCCGAACCAGTGTGTTGGAGACAGGGACTCAACAGGGCACCCCCTGGTCCTGCCCACATTGCGGCGTATTGATGGCCAACTGCAGTTGTCCACTCTGCTGCTCcagccagagacacagagtgCCATGGCCAGCATGGCACTGCCTACCGACGCTGAGGGGCAGCCCCTTTTGTGGGACCTAGACAACACTGGGCAAGGGGCATCACTATTGTCTGATCTGGTCACCACGGGGGAGACAGAGTGGTTGGGCCCtggtacagggagagaggaggagagaacaatATACACCCCAATCTCTCCAATGTGTTTCAATAACTCCAATGACTCACCATCTCACTCCATACCTCCAATCAACCTTGCAGACTGCGAGACCTCATCAATGACATTGTTGTCTGGTTACAAACAACACTGGGTACCCCTTGCCCCTCAAGGTCTAACAGCAAAGGATAACTTTGTGATTTCCTCATATGCTCCACAACAGGCATGGATTGatcaggaggaagaggaagaaggagaggaaggaggggatgaAAGAGGCAGTGAATTCTTTCTGGGAGGTTGGGTGGTACAAATTCTAGGATGA